The nucleotide sequence GCCTGGGCGCCCGCCCACAATCAGTAACGTCGCCTTGCCGGCGCCGTCCGGATCCTCCTGGCGCGCCACGGCCACGAAGAACGCGTCGGCGTCGACCAGCAGAATGCGGCGTGGCGAAAGAGTGGTCATGTCGGGGGAAAGTGGTGGCCCTGACGCAAGCTAGCAGCAATCTTGAAGGATGACGCCCGCCATCCTGTTCGTGCGAAAAGCCAAGATCGCACACGACGTGCTCTCGTATGAGCACGACCCGGCCGCCGAGTCGTACGGGCGCGAAGCCGTGGATCTGCTGCGGCTCGAGCCCGCCACGGTGTTCAAGACGCTGGTGGCCGACGCCGAAGGCGTGGGACTGGTCTGCGCCGTGGTGCCGGTGCTGATGATGCTCGATCTCAAGGCGCTGGCCGCTGCCGTCGGCGCGCGCCGCGTCCGCATGGCCGACCCGGCCGCCGCCGAACGGGCCACCGGCTACGTGGTCGGTGGCATCAGTCCGTTGGGCCAAAAGAAGCAACTGCCAGTCGTGATCGACGCGAGTGCGCTCGCGTTCGATCGCGTGTACGTAAGCGCGGGCCGGCGCGGACTTGAACTCTCGTTGGCCCCGATGGACTTGGTGAAGCTGTCGCGTGGCCGCACGGGACCGATCGCGCGCGCGTAGTTTTTGCTGGGGTCAACAATCCACCTTACGAGGAAGACCATGCCGCATCGACGGAAATGGATTTGGGTGCTGGTGGCGTCACTCGCCGCGACGCCACTCCTGGCGCACGACATGTTCTGGCGTTTGTCCTCGTATTACGTAGCCCCAAAGACGGCGCTCACCATCCCGTTGCTCAATGGAACGTTCTCCAAGAGTGAGAACTCCATCGAGTGGGACCGTGTCGCGGATTTGAGCGTAGCGGAACCTGGCCAGCGTCGCTCGCTCGATAGCCTGTCCTGGAGTACGGCTGGCGACACGAGTCGATTGTCGTATACCACGCAGGCCACCGGCACCTACGTCGTTGGGCTCTCCACCAAATCGCGCGACTTCTCACTCGACGCGAAGGCCTTCAACGCCTATCTCGCGGACGACGGCATTCCGGATATTTTGGCCGCACGACGGCGCGACGGATCGCTGGAGAAATCCGCGAAAGAGCGCTACTCGAAGCACGTCAAAGCGATTTTCCAGGTGGGCAACGCTCGTACGTTGGGGTGGCAGGCCGCGTTCGGATATCCCGCCGAGCTCGTCCCGCTGGCAAACCCATACGAGGCGAAGGCGGGCACGACGCTGCGCTTGCGTTGTCTGGTCGACGGTAAACCCGTCGCCAACCAACTCGTCATCGTGGGCGGGCGCCGTGGACCGGCCGGAGATGTGCGCCTCCCACCGCGCAGCCTGCGAAGCGACGCAACAGGGGTGGTGACGGTTCCGCTCGCCGCAGCCGGGCGTTGGTACGTGAAGTTCATACATATGACGCCCGTGACCGATGGCGTGGTCGACTACGAATCGAAGTGGGCGACGCTCACCTTCGAAGTGCGCTGAGCAACCGTATGGCGCCCTCGTGGCGCGCGCTACACCGCGAGCTATACCGCTCGCGGTCGCGGTGGCCCTTCGGCCAGCTCATCGAGTGCCGGTCCACGGCCGCGGGCTTCCACCGGCCAGCGCGTCTCGACCGCGTGGCCACGCACCCCGATGATTTCGTCGAATAGGTGAACGACGATGCAGACGTGGTTGGGCACGACGCGAACCTGATCGCCGAGTCGCGGACGCCAGTCGGTCTTGGAGAGATCGAGGATGCCATGCTCTTCCGACATCCGTGACACCACGACCTCGGGATGATCGAGCAGTGCGCCATAGCCGTCTCCCTCGGCGCGCAGTGGCTCGCGGCCGAGTGCTTTCGTACCGGCATCGATCACTGCTTGTCCCTTCACCGCCACGCTCACCACCGTGGCGAGGACTGTGAGCGCGCAATCATCCCAGTCGCATGCGCCGATCATGGCGGTGGTACG is from Gemmatimonas sp. and encodes:
- the ybaK gene encoding Cys-tRNA(Pro) deacylase, producing the protein MTPAILFVRKAKIAHDVLSYEHDPAAESYGREAVDLLRLEPATVFKTLVADAEGVGLVCAVVPVLMMLDLKALAAAVGARRVRMADPAAAERATGYVVGGISPLGQKKQLPVVIDASALAFDRVYVSAGRRGLELSLAPMDLVKLSRGRTGPIARA
- a CDS encoding DUF4198 domain-containing protein, with product MPHRRKWIWVLVASLAATPLLAHDMFWRLSSYYVAPKTALTIPLLNGTFSKSENSIEWDRVADLSVAEPGQRRSLDSLSWSTAGDTSRLSYTTQATGTYVVGLSTKSRDFSLDAKAFNAYLADDGIPDILAARRRDGSLEKSAKERYSKHVKAIFQVGNARTLGWQAAFGYPAELVPLANPYEAKAGTTLRLRCLVDGKPVANQLVIVGGRRGPAGDVRLPPRSLRSDATGVVTVPLAAAGRWYVKFIHMTPVTDGVVDYESKWATLTFEVR